CGATTTATAATGAGCCTGAGGGCAACCGGAGAAGGTCACATTTCTTCTATAATATTTAAAACAGGAATAGCAGACGAGAATGCCCGCATCACGCTCGACAGTTCTTCGGGCTATTTTATTTGTCTGCAAAAAAAAATTGACACAAGATATAGCCGGGATTTTATACGAAGCCGTGCGGTATTATTTAAAGATTTTGATTTTAGCGTTGTTGATTCTTTACCGGAACATTTTTCAGAAGCGGAAGCGCTTTCTCTCCTAAAATCTGCAACAGTAAAGACGAATGTAGCGACAAACTCTATCAGCCAAATAGAAAAAATATGGGATGCTAATTACAATCTCATAAGTTCTTCACAAATACCGATCAATGAAAAAGTAATATTTCCTGTAGCAAGAATAGAAAGCATGGGAATGGAAGATGTGAGATTTGTAAAGTTTAGTGATAACGGTATCGCAATTTATTACGGTACTTACACTGCTTATGACGGCCATCAGATACAGTCGCAATTGATTGAAACCTCAGATTTTAATGAATTTAAAATACGCTCATTATACGGCGAGGCTGTATCAGACAAAGGAATGGCGCTCTTTCCTGAAAAAATAAATGGCAGATATGTGATGGTTTCACGCCAGGGTGGTGAGAATATAAGTATCATGTTTTCTGAAAATATTTATGAATGGAAAAGCTACCAGCTGTTGATGGAGCCATACTATCCATGGGAGCTGCTGCAATCAGGTAACTGCGGATCACCTGTAAAGACAGAAAGAGGCTGGCTTTTGCTGATACATGGCGTGGGCTTAATGCGCACTTATGTTATAAGCGCCATACTATTGGATCTGCATGATCCCACTCAGATTATTGGCAGGCTTGATAAACCGCTCATCCAAGCTGATCAAGCCGAACGTGAAGGTTATGTTCCGAATGTAGTTTATACTTGTGGTTCTATGCTTCACAATAAAACACTGGTTATTCCTTATGCAGTGTCTGACTCTGCAACGGCTTTTGCAACAATAGGATTAGAAGAAATTCTCAACGAGATGAAACCTGCACCATAAACCTTATGAATAAAAAAATACAGAG
The window above is part of the Chitinophagales bacterium genome. Proteins encoded here:
- a CDS encoding glycosidase, which translates into the protein MNIIKDSLHLYADAKAVITQFLFLSQEKRIFNMINRVENLSANEADECLQILTKDFAARHRDLDQTLLNHFQKIEEQNGINLSRFTVAKKLLLGAFFTKEYSIQAAALFNPSIVPHPDQQGLKSGQQRFIMSLRATGEGHISSIIFKTGIADENARITLDSSSGYFICLQKKIDTRYSRDFIRSRAVLFKDFDFSVVDSLPEHFSEAEALSLLKSATVKTNVATNSISQIEKIWDANYNLISSSQIPINEKVIFPVARIESMGMEDVRFVKFSDNGIAIYYGTYTAYDGHQIQSQLIETSDFNEFKIRSLYGEAVSDKGMALFPEKINGRYVMVSRQGGENISIMFSENIYEWKSYQLLMEPYYPWELLQSGNCGSPVKTERGWLLLIHGVGLMRTYVISAILLDLHDPTQIIGRLDKPLIQADQAEREGYVPNVVYTCGSMLHNKTLVIPYAVSDSATAFATIGLEEILNEMKPAP